CTATGTAAGCCAAGTCCTCAATGACGCAGAAACAAGATACCCAAGATTGGAGAAGTTTGCCTTTGCCTTAGTCACAACTTCAAGAAAACTCAGGAACTACTTCCAAGGAAGAGAAATCAGAGTGGTGACAAATCAGCCCCTAAGGAAAATAATTCACAAGCCAGATGTCTCGGTAAGACTTGTCAATTGGGTTGTGGAGTTGAGCCAGTTCAATTTAAGATTCATTTCCCGGACTACCATTAAAGCTCAAGCACTTAcagatttcataatcgaatgcaacttcccGGAAGAAGAGCCAGAACCAATGAATATGGACCTGGATCCAGAAAAAGATGCAAGTCTGGGAGCCTGGACCTTAAAAGTAGATGGTTCTTCAATAAGCGAAAGGCCGGGAGCCGGACTCATACTCAAAAGCCCTGAAGGATTCATGATTCAAATAGCTATATCTTTCGGCTTCCCCGCAACAAACAatcaagcagaatatgaggcctTGATCGCAGGACTAAAGCTCTCCAGGACTCTTAGGGTCCAGGACTTAAAAATCTACGATGACTCCCACatagtggtcaagcaaacaaatggAGAATACATAGCAAAGGACCCTTCTCTGGCGAAGTACCAAGCACTGGTTCAGAGCTACTTAACCTCAATACCAAAACATCAAGTCCTTCAGATATGTCGAGAAGAAAATAAAGAAGCGGATATCCTATCTAAATTAGTCCAGAACTCAACAGATCTGGACTGCTCAGTTTACTTCGAAGAGCTTCACAAACCATCTATTGAATCCGTAGAGGTCTTGGAGATCGAAAGCAACTAAAACTGGATGACTCTCTTCATCAACTACTTGGAGAAAGGGGAGCTCCCAGAAGACAAAGGAAAAGCTCAAAGACTGAAAGCAAAAGTAGccaagttcttcctcgaagaaTGACTACTCTACTGCAGGACTTTCTCATCTCCTATCCTGAAGTGTATTggcccagaagaagcaaagtattgtTTGGCGGAAGTGCATGAAGGGATATGCGGAGATCACATGTCTATAAAGGCCCTAGATCATAAGATCATAAGAtaaggctactactggccaactattCATCAGGATGCAGTAGAGTTCATGAAGAAGTGCAAGGAATGCCAGCTCTTCAGTAATGTGTCCCGGGTCAGCCCAGTCCTACCATCCTCAGTCCtgtcacctatcccctttgctgTCTGGGGTATTGACATAATAGGACATTTCCCTCGGGCcaaaggagacctcaggtacctGCTAGTCTCTATTGATTACATGACCAAATGGGTTGAGGTGAAAGCCATGAGGACAATCAATCAGCAAGACTGCATAAAGTTTCTGGACAACATTTTGATGAGGTTAGGGATTCCACGAGTCCTATTATCAGACAATGGACCCCAATTCATCGGGTCTGAATTCGAGTCCTACCTTCAGGAATgcgggatcaagcacaaaaaGTCATTAGTGGCATATCCCCAAGGAAACGGCCAAGTAGAAGTCACCAACAGAATCCTGCTCCGAGGTATTGAAAAAAGACTCAACgaaagcaaaaccaaatggccagaagaactaccaAGTGTACTATGGTCCTACATGACAAGCCCCAGGACAAGCACCGGAGAAACTCCATTCAAATTAGCTTATGGCAAAGAAGCAATGCTTCCTATTGAAGTGGGATCTCCTTCTcacagagcaataaactttgaaGAAGAAGCAAATGAAGAAGGACTCAGAACAAACATGGAGCTAATTGATGAGGTCCGGGACCAAGCTGTAGAACGGATGAAAATATACAAGGAGAAAAGAAGAGAGCACTTCAGTAAGAAGTCcagagtcaaaaacttccaagttggagaTTTAGTCCTTCGAGACACAAAAGCATCAGATCCTACACACACTGGAAAGttaatgcccaaatgggaaggaccatacaaggtcaaagaAGTCCTGAggccaggaacctacaagctcctGAACATGGATGACTCAGAAGTCCCAAATACTTGGCATGGActaaggctaagaaaattctaccagtaggagaacaaacaaagcaaccaaaaatCTTGTAGCCAATAAGGCAAGAAACCAATTAGTTTCTCCTTATATTTTATATGAATGATTAATGAAAAGCATTTCCTCTTTACATTTTGTCAAAgctaaccactagtccggacaggctattagtcaggactagtgcaaccatgtttacttagaattaattttctaactaaaaagcaaccactagtccggacaagctattagtcaggactagagaaAACATgcttacttagaattaattttctaaaaaGCAACCACTAGTTTGGACAAGCTATTAGAAAGGACTAGTACAACCATATTTCcatagaattaattttctaactaaaaagtaaccactagtccggacaagctattagtcaggactagagcaaaaacttgtacttagaattaattttctaactaaaaagcaaccactagtctgcacaagctattagtcaggactaaaGCAAACATTTATACTTACAATAATATTCTAACgaaaaagcaaccactagtccggacaaggtattagtcaggactagtgcaacttagaaaaaaaaatttaagGCAAAAACAAACTACAATTGCAAAGCAAAATAACAGCAATAAAATCAAACATTGAAAAAGTAACTGGACTAAAACAAGCCTGGAGAAAATACGAATATTACAAAAAACAAGGTTATCAAAAGTCTTAAAGCAATAGCAAAATTACAAAGCAGGTTAAAATCAAGACTCCGGAGCATTAGGACACAAGAAGCTGGGGCAAGGGCCATCGAACGGCTCCGGCTCCCCTAGTCCAAGCTCAATATCTTCTTTTGCTTTGATAAACTCATTAATAAAGCTATCCCAGTCGGCCTACGGATTAGTTTTGATATATCTCTCCGCAACCAGCCAACAACGAGCGATCTCCGGAGCACCAGCATTGGCCATAGCCTTATCATACTCCTCGGACTTTTTGAATTCAACAATGACTTCAGCTTCGGGCCTCACAGCGGACATCTGCCTCCGGAGCTCAGCTAGATCGGACTTAAGATCAGAAACCTCCTTCTCAGCATTTTCAGCCCGGGTAGTGACATCAGTAAGGTGCTTCTTCAGTCTGGACAGAGAAGTATCCTTAACGATGATCTCATCCCGGAGACGAGCCATCTCGGCGTCCTTATCAACAATGGAGGTCTGAGCATTCTTCAGATCATTATAAGCCAGAGAAGCAGATCCGGCCATATAGCCACCAAGCTGCAAAAAACAGAGATACTTAGTAAATTATTCCAAGGCAAAGGGATAGAAGAAAAACAAGAAAGCAAAAACAACGTACCTGACCCCAGAGCCGGGAGCATTTCTTCATTGTCGCATCAAATCCGGCCAGGTTCATCTTTTTCCAATCAGATTCCGAAGGGATCCCGACCATAAAACGAGCAATTTTAACTTCAAGCTCCGGACTACCAGCACCCGGACTCTCATCATCTAAACCTTTTTCCTTATCAGCTTCGGACTCAGAGCCTACTTCAATATTCTGAGCCCGGGGAGGTTTCATCCCTAAATTCCGGAGCCTTTTCTTCCTCCCGGAACCTTCAACCTCGGGAATCTCTCGAAGAGGCTCCAAGTCCTCCAAGTTAGAAAACTCATCGCCCATTTCCATCTCAGTATTATGCTCCGGAGCAGACTGATTCACATCAATATCGGCCTCAAAACTGTATTGCTTTGGGATCCCTCCTCCGCAGAAGCGTTGGATCCGGATCCACCACCAACAGCTTTCTTTGGCAGCTTAAAGGGATTTCCCAAACCCTTCAATGCATCCCTATATGCTGAAGATGATATATCCGGATTATAGTGCGGCAAACCTGCCAAAAAGCAAAGCAAAAGCACAAGTTAAAACCAATAAAGAATCACAACAGAAGAAAACGGACGACAAACCCGGACAAGAAAAAATATAAGCAATCCGGACACAAAGCAAAACACTTACAGCCTAGCCTATGTATAATCCTATAAATCATGAAAGTGTCTCGGGTCATTTGGAAACCCAGAAATTCATAAAATGCAAACACCATCCGGATAGCATCTCCCCGAAGTACATCCTTACAGAACCGACTCTGGACTCCCTCCGAAGCAATATGGGAGAGATAATGCAAGTCCAACCTCCTCAGCATGATCAACTCCCCATTCCAGTACTTCAATAAAGACTGCTGAATTACGGGCCTGTAGGAGCCACCGTACCCACACTCCGGAGCCCGGAATCAAAGTTCATACAGAGGAAATTGGCTGGACCAGACTAGATGGAAGATATGATGCCATAACTTAAAAGTGGGCTGCACTTTAAACTGGTTGCAGCTAGAAATAAACCAGGTCATCCATTTTATACCCTTCGGCGTTATCTGCATCGGAGAAATCTTATACACATACTTACACAAGTGCTTAAGGAACAAGTGCCAGTGCGGATTCCATCCGGACCGGAGATGCTCCAGCCACACCGGAACAAACCCATCAGCTGGCCTGTGATATATCCTTTCTCCGGGCTCAGGCCACCTCCATTCAATCCGGGGATCAAGCTGGAAGGCAGCCCGGACTGACGAGTCTTGCGCCGCATGATCTAAAGCAGCGTACTCATCCTTCAGTTCATAGTGTTCCTTAGCCACTATACTATCCGCGAACTTCCTTTTGAATGCTTCCTTATTGTAAGGCCCCGGACCCGTATTTGGTTGTCTAGCGTACCCGGACCTAATACTCCTGTAGTAGAAACTGTTATCTATCTCATTGCTCTTCGTGATAAAATAACCTGGGGTCTCAACCCACAAACCCTCCGGACTACAAGGTACCTTCCTAGAAGAAATTTTAGCTACAGAAAGCTTGGTTATAGCTTCAGAACTTGAGGTTGGAGCCTTCTTCCCCATCTCAACCCGCTCAGAATCATTGGAAGACTCCAAATCTGAACCTGACGGCCCCGGGTAGCAAGTTATGTATGCCTTGGCACGAGCTTTAGTCGggaccataaacctaaaacaagtGATAAAGGTTAGTCTAAATCTCTACAGTTTATTCATCTTGAAAGCTACATGGTCCGGACTATCCTATGTTCAATTTTATTTTTAGTCAAATGCAAGCAGTCCGGAGACTAAGCTCAAATCCAAAACAAATCCTAAAACACAACACCCACTCCAGACTATAACCCCTAAAACTAACGTACTACTCCGGACACAAAAATCACAAAAATAAAAATAGCGAAACACTAAAATACACCAGTCCGGACTAAGCAACCAAGTCCGGACCCAAACAGAAAACCCTACTTCCAGAAACACTATAAACTAAAATCAAAACACCAAAACATGCCAGAAACACATCTACGACACAAACCAATAAAAACCAAAGCAGGAG
This genomic interval from Apium graveolens cultivar Ventura chromosome 8, ASM990537v1, whole genome shotgun sequence contains the following:
- the LOC141679602 gene encoding uncharacterized protein LOC141679602; amino-acid sequence: MDLDPEKDASLGAWTLKVDGSSISERPGAGLILKSPEGFMIQIAISFGFPATNNQAEYEALIAGLKLSRTLRVQDLKIYDDSHIVVKQTNGEYIAKDPSLAKYQALVQSYLTSIPKHQVLQICREENKEADILSKLVQNSTDLDCSVYFEELHKPSIESVEVLEIESN